The DNA sequence CTGGTCGTCCTGGCCTATGAGTCGGGCCTGGTCCGCCCCGGCTGGCGCGGCTGAGAGGATCACGGGTGTGACCACCGTCTTCGTGTTCAACGGCCCGAACCTCAACCTGCTCGGGACCCGCAAGCCGGAGGTGTACGGGACCACCGTGCTCACCGACGTCGAGGCGTTGTGCCGGGAGTCGGCCGCCGCGCACCACCTCGAGCTGGACTTCCGCCAGACCAACCACGAGGGCGTCCTCGTCGACTGGATCCACGAGGCCGGTACCGCGGTGAAGCGCGGCGACGCGATCGGCCTGGTCCTCAACGCCGCCGCCTACACCCACACCTCGGTCGCGCTGCACGACGCGATCGAGGGCGCCGAGCTCCCCACGGTCGAGGTGCACATCTCCAACGTGCACGGTCGTGAGACCTTCCGGCACCACTCGTTCGTCTCCCCGGTGGCGGCCGGGATCGTCGTCGGGTTCGGCATCGACGGCTACGCGCTCGCGATCGACGGACTCGTCCGCAAGGTGCGCCCGCTGCGCGCGGTCTGACCCGGGCTCACTCCCCGGCGACGGCCGACGGGTCCATCCACACGAACTCGAGGTGGTGGCCGTCCGGGTCGTCGATGCCGCGGCCGTACATGAAGCCGTGGTCCTCGGTCTTGCCGGACAGGGTGCCCGCCGGCGGCCAGACCGGCCTCGATCAGCCGGTCGACCTCGTCGCGGCTGTCCACGCCGAAGGCGTTGATGACCTCACGGGCGGTCCGCGGGTCGGCGACGCCGGGCCGCTCGGTGAACTCCCGGAACCGGTCCTGGGTCATCACCATCACGACGATGGCGTCGCTGACGACGAACGAGGCGGTGCGCTCGTCGGAGAACTGCTCGTTCAGCCCGAAACCGAGCGCGGAGTAGAAGGCCTTCGCCGCGGCGAGGTCGGCGACCGGCAGGTTGACGAAGATCATGTTCGGCATCGCGGGCTCTTGTGTGGACGTGACCCCGGGGGTTCCGGCGTTCGAAGGGGTGGGCAGGGCGCGGTGACCGGACTCATCGGCCGGCCGCCGGGAACTTCCGCGGGCCGACGGGCAGGATCGGGGCCATGAGCGTGAAGTGGGGAATCATCGGTCCGGGCCGCATCGCCGACGCCGTCGCGCCGGACTTCGCGCACGTGCCCGGCGCCGAGCTCGTCGCCGTCGCGTCACGTTCCGCGGAACGCGGCGCGGAGTTCGCCCGCCGGCACGGGATCGAGCGGGCGCACACCGGCTACCGGGCGATCCTCGACGACCCGGACGTCGACGTCCTCTACGTCGCGACCCCGCACCCGCAGCACCGGGCGATCGCCCTGGCCGCGATCGAGGCGGGCAAGGCGCTGATGGTGGAGAAGGCGTTCACCGTCAGCTCCGTCGCGACCCGCGAGATCGCCGCGGCCTCCCGGAACCGGGGGGTGTTCGTGATGGAGGCGATGTGGACGCGGTTCTTCCCCGCCGTCGTCCGGCTGCGCGAGCTCGTCGCCGAGGGCGCGATCGGGGAGGTCCGCTCCGTGCAGGCCGATCTCGGCGTGCGCAACCGCACCGCCGACGACGACCGCTTCTTCTCCCCGGAGCTCGGCGGCGGTGCCCTGTTCGACCTCGGCGTCTACGTGGTCTCCTTCGCCCAGATGCTGCTCGGCAGCCCGGGCACGGTCGCCGCGAGCGGCGCGCTGACGCCGTCCGGTGTGGACCTGGAGGAGTCGATCCTGCTCGGCTGGCCCGACGGCCGCAGCGCCGCGCTGCAGGTCAGCCTGCAGTGCGCGATGCCCGGCTCGGCCCGGGTGATCGGTACCGAGGGCTGGATCGAGGTGCCGCCGCGGTTCCACCACCCGGACCGGATCGTCGTGCACCGGCACGGCGCCGACCCGGAGGAGCTCGTGCTGCCGGCCACCGGGCGCGGCTACAGCCACGAGATCGAGGAGGTGACCCGGCGGGTCGCGGCGGGGGAGACGGAGAGCCCGGTCATGCCGCTGGCGGACACCGTCGCCGTCCAGGACGTCATGGCCGCCGTCGCGGACCGGGTCGGGATGATCCCGGAAGAGGGGCCCGCGTCCCTCTGACGGGTCGCGATGCGGTGACGGTCACCGGTCAAGCGCTTTACGATCGTTGCGTCGCGGAGTAGACCGAACGGCGTGTCCGACACCACGACCACACCCCGGCGCCGGGAGAGGACCTTTCTCGGCCACCCCGTCCAGCTCGCGACGCTCTTCGGCGTCGAGATGTTCGAGCGGTTCTCCTTCTACGGCATGCAGGGGATCCTGCTCATCTACATGTACTACTCGGCCACCCAGGGCGGCCTGGGGCTGGACGAGGGGGTGGCGGCGGGCATCGTCGGTGCCTACGGCGGCACCGTCTACCTCTCGACGATCCTCGCGGCCTGGTCCGCCGACCGGCTCTTCGGGCCCGAGCGGGTGCTGTTCGGCAGCGCCGTCTCCGTGATGGCGGGACACATCGCGCTGGCCCTGGTCCCCGGTGCGGCCG is a window from the Pseudonocardia sp. HH130629-09 genome containing:
- the aroQ gene encoding type II 3-dehydroquinate dehydratase, encoding MTGVTTVFVFNGPNLNLLGTRKPEVYGTTVLTDVEALCRESAAAHHLELDFRQTNHEGVLVDWIHEAGTAVKRGDAIGLVLNAAAYTHTSVALHDAIEGAELPTVEVHISNVHGRETFRHHSFVSPVAAGIVVGFGIDGYALAIDGLVRKVRPLRAV
- a CDS encoding Gfo/Idh/MocA family protein, with amino-acid sequence MSVKWGIIGPGRIADAVAPDFAHVPGAELVAVASRSAERGAEFARRHGIERAHTGYRAILDDPDVDVLYVATPHPQHRAIALAAIEAGKALMVEKAFTVSSVATREIAAASRNRGVFVMEAMWTRFFPAVVRLRELVAEGAIGEVRSVQADLGVRNRTADDDRFFSPELGGGALFDLGVYVVSFAQMLLGSPGTVAASGALTPSGVDLEESILLGWPDGRSAALQVSLQCAMPGSARVIGTEGWIEVPPRFHHPDRIVVHRHGADPEELVLPATGRGYSHEIEEVTRRVAAGETESPVMPLADTVAVQDVMAAVADRVGMIPEEGPASL
- a CDS encoding VOC family protein codes for the protein MPNMIFVNLPVADLAAAKAFYSALGFGLNEQFSDERTASFVVSDAIVVMVMTQDRFREFTERPGVADPRTAREVINAFGVDSRDEVDRLIEAGLAAGGHPVRQDRGPRLHVRPRHRRPGRPPPRVRVDGPVGRRRGVSPGQTARSGRTLRTSPSIASA